A stretch of Salvelinus alpinus chromosome 4, SLU_Salpinus.1, whole genome shotgun sequence DNA encodes these proteins:
- the LOC139572898 gene encoding transcription factor E2F3-like — MRRGISSAPDKVIITGVGGSLDKNAVLTALSDRLTPHFTTATYIQIITPPPCITQTSNVCLSEPPAGSIYSTPNGATNGTGQRPTLGRPPAKRRLALDESDHQYPIEGARTPRGKAGGAFGPGLKSPKTPKSPAEKTRYDTSLGLLTKKFVELLGQSSDGVIDLNQAAEVLKVQKRRLYDITNVLEGVHLIKKKSKNNIQWMGCNLSEDAGTLTSSQSLSSELSDLGQEERRLDELIQSCTLDVQQMTEASHSHKFAYVTYQDIRHLRHLKDQTVIVVKAPSETKLEVPDPQEGLSVLLTSTKGPIEVFLCPEENASSPVKNGGLDVQGNSSPFLKVSAESATGGSGNDYVPPAPSAVMVTNLSPITSPFTSLLLQTEDQIPSSLSGLLEGHGAGPFVNLSPPLLNEDYMLSLEDDEGISDLFDTYDFDKLPLEELMCPSM, encoded by the exons ATGAGAAGAGGGATCTCATCAGCCCCGGATAAAGTAATAATAACAGGGGTTGGAGGCTCTTTAGATAAAAATGCGGTATTGACAGCATTGTCCGATCGGTTAACCCCTCATTTTACAACTGCCACTTATATTCAAATTATAACTCCACCGCCTTGCATTACACAGACTTCAAATGTCTGTTTGTCCGAACCTCCAGCTGGCAGTATATATTCCACTCCAAACGGAGCAACAAACGGAACCGGACAACGACCTACATTAGGACGTCCACCG GCCAAGCGGAGGTTGGCGTTGGATGAGTCGGACCACCAGTACCCCATCGAAGGAGCCAGGACCCCCAGGGGAAAGGCTGGAGGAGCCTTCGGGCCAGGGCTCAAGAGCCCCAAAA CTCCAAAGTCACCGGCAGAGAAGACGCGTTACGACACGTCGTTGGGCCTGCTAACGAAGAAGTTTGTTGAGCTGCTGGGCCAGTCGTCTGACGGTGTCATCGACCTCAATCAGGCTGCAGAGGTTCTCAAGGTGCAGAAGAGACGCCTCTATGACATCACCAACGTGCTGGAGGGGGTGCACCTGATCAAGAAGAAGTCTAAGAATAACATACAGTGGAT gGGCTGTAACCTGTCGGAGGATGCGGGTACGTTGACCAGCAGCCAGAGTCTGAGCAGTGAGCTGTCTGACCtgggtcaggaggagaggagactggaCGAGCTGATCCAGAGCTGTACCCTGGACGTCCAACAGATGACAGAGGCCTCGCACAGCCACAA GTTTGCCTATGTGACATACCAAGACATCCGTCATCTGCGTCACCTGAAGGACCAGACGGTAATCGTGGTGAAAGCTCCCTCTGAGACCAAGTTGGAGGTGccagacccacaggag GGCCTGTCTGTCCTCCTCACCAGCACCAAGGGGCCTATCGAGGTGTTCCTCTGTCCGGAGGAGAACGCCAGTAGTCCTGTGAAGAACGGCGGCCTGGATGTCCAAGGAAACTCCTCCCCTTTCCTCAAAGTGTCAGCAG AGAGTGCAACAGGCGGCAGCGGTAACGACTACGTCCCTCCAGCTCCGTCTGCGGTGATGGTGACCAACCTGTCCCCCATCACCTCCCCTTTCACCAGCCTGCTGCTGCAAACGGAGGACCAGATCCCCTCCTCCCTGTCTGGGCTCCTGGAGGGCCACGGGGCCGGGCCCTTCGTCaacctgtcccctcctctcctcaacgAGGACTACATGCTGAGCTTAGAGGATGACGAGGGAATCAGCGATCTGTTCGACACATACGACTTTGACAAGCTTCCCCTGGAAGAACTCATGTGTCCCTCTATgtaa